The Hugenholtzia roseola DSM 9546 genomic sequence TTTTTGAAAAAGCTGGAACTTTCTAATTTTTCGCCTTTTCAGAAAAATATTTGCTAAGGGTGCGATTAAATAACAACCCCTTACCCTAATGATATTGAACATTTGAAGCCAAAGTTAGTACATGAACTCGCTTTTGGCAAATCTAAGGTTCTTATCAACTTTTCTTTTTCAGCTCCGCACGCAACTTTTCTATTTGCTCTACAGTTAAACCAGTCAAATCTGAAATTATCTTATTTTCATAACCTTTTAAAATACCATTTTTCGCAATTTCAGCCTTACTTCCCTCCACCGCTGCTTCTACGGCGGCTTCTACGGCTTCTTCCACTGCCGTTTCAATCGCACTTTTCATACCCCAATATTGAATCAAATTTTCTTCATAAATTGCCCTTTGCTCGGCACTTAATCTCGCTAACTCTGCCGTTCCGAAGGCTTTTTGGAAAATAGGCTCTTTCAAAACATTTGGAATTTGGTCAAAACTTTCTAAGTTTTTTAGAAAATAGCACCATTTATCAAACTTCGTTTGTAGTTCATTTTCTTTTTTATTGAATAAAGGCATTTGCAAAAATTTGAAATGTAGTTTATCAAAAAATAAATCGCCATCTTGGTCTTTC encodes the following:
- a CDS encoding Rpn family recombination-promoting nuclease/putative transposase, producing the protein IFDIHCKALSGERFIVEMQKAKVKYFKDRSLFYVTFPIRDQAQAGEWNFKLEPIYFVAILDFEYDEAEERRKFRRDVALKDQDGDLFFDKLHFKFLQMPLFNKKENELQTKFDKWCYFLKNLESFDQIPNVLKEPIFQKAFGTAELARLSAEQRAIYEENLIQYWGMKSAIETAVEEAVEAAVEAAVEGSKAEIAKNGILKGYENKIISDLTGLTVEQIEKLRAELKKKS